From the genome of Peptococcaceae bacterium, one region includes:
- a CDS encoding Mu-like prophage major head subunit gpT family protein, translating to MLVNSESLRGMYRSFRAISLDALGAAKPQWSKVAMEVPSTNKGNDYGWLGKLPRVREWIGDRVIQNLAAHGFTILNKDWELTIGVSRNDVEDDNLGVYNPLFQSMGNEMAMHPDELVFGLLAAGFTSLCYDGQYFFDSDHEVNGQSVSNVTDLVLSATSYGAARTAMQSLTDEHGKSLRITPNLLVVPPQLEDKGKEILLKERLANGEDNIYYKSAELLAAPELAAYPTYWFLLDTTKPIKPLIFQQRQKPNFVAKDNPEDDNVFMKKEFLYGIDARHNAGYGLWQLAYGSTGTNTGS from the coding sequence ATGCTTGTAAACTCTGAATCTTTACGTGGTATGTACAGGAGCTTCCGGGCCATCTCCCTTGATGCCCTGGGTGCTGCCAAGCCCCAATGGTCTAAAGTGGCCATGGAAGTCCCCTCAACCAACAAAGGAAATGACTACGGCTGGCTGGGCAAGCTGCCCCGTGTCCGGGAGTGGATCGGCGACAGGGTGATCCAGAACCTGGCCGCCCATGGCTTTACGATCCTCAACAAAGACTGGGAGCTGACCATTGGGGTTAGCAGGAATGATGTGGAAGATGACAACCTGGGAGTATATAACCCCCTCTTCCAGAGCATGGGCAACGAGATGGCTATGCATCCTGATGAACTGGTCTTCGGACTGCTGGCCGCAGGCTTCACTTCCCTCTGCTATGACGGCCAGTACTTCTTTGACAGCGACCATGAAGTTAACGGCCAATCCGTAAGCAACGTCACCGACCTGGTGCTATCCGCAACCTCTTACGGCGCTGCCAGGACTGCTATGCAATCATTGACCGATGAACATGGCAAGTCTCTGCGGATTACGCCTAATCTGTTAGTGGTACCGCCTCAATTGGAGGACAAAGGCAAAGAGATCCTGCTTAAAGAACGGCTGGCCAATGGTGAGGATAATATCTACTATAAGTCTGCTGAACTTCTGGCTGCCCCGGAACTGGCGGCCTACCCCACTTACTGGTTCCTGTTGGACACCACAAAACCCATTAAGCCTCTAATCTTCCAGCAACGCCAGAAGCCCAACTTTGTGGCTAAGGACAACCCTGAAGACGACAATGTCTTCATGAAGAAAGAGTTCCTCTATGGTATAGATGCCAGGCATAATGCAGGTTACGGCCTCTGGCAGCTGGCCTATGGTTCCACCGGCACCAATACCGGCTCCTAG